Genomic window (Puntigrus tetrazona isolate hp1 unplaced genomic scaffold, ASM1883169v1 S000000127, whole genome shotgun sequence):
CGACGGCTACAGCACGTGCGATCACACGGCCAAGGGCTTCAAGCGCTGGGAGTGCAACCGGCCGCATTCCCCCAACGGCCCGCTCAAGTTCTCCGAGAAGTTCCAGCTCTTCACGCCGTTCTCGCTGGGCTTCGAGTTCCGGCCGGGCCGGGAGTATTACTACATCTGTgagtatcaatcaatcaatcaatcatttttatttctatagcgcttttaacaacacaggttgcatcaaagcactgtacagtataaagtagaagagtacaatgaaagggatgtataatgaagagagtgaacaatttcttattaaatgcagagactattcgacgttaaatcactagaagttaagtgtcctcTTAACTTAAGCTAAGTATGAGAGTGTGTAGTGTGCATTTACAATACACACTTTCAGTATGCATATAgtcatatttttccattttatattatatgtaaatatatttaatatacaaacttaaatgcatgcatgcgtttttatttctatatacataataaatatgcacagtacgcGTGCATAAATGATGTTAACGCACTATTTtgtaaaagttttcatttgatttacattttcagtaacgctttacaataaggtgtcatttgtttacattcaataatgtattaactaacatgcaCGAACAATGAGCGATGCATTTTTTACGGTATTTATCTTAAGGCGATGAAGAAGGGTTTTTGTGACAGAGGTCTCAAgggaaaagtaattaaatgattGTAGCTAATTACTTGGTAAATAATTACAAGAATTGCTCAATGGTTGTGTAAAAACCCTGTGAAAAACAGCTCCGTTCACAGCAAGCCATTTCAGtgcatgtccctttaaatgctaatgagctctgatGGCCCCGCCCCCTCGTCTCTTTTTATCGTCCCCCGAGACTGATTGCTTTGTAAAacatgagcaaaaaaaacatgtaaaaatgaattttgaatCTGAAGACccctttgaaaatgtaaatgtcatgaAATTATAGTagcactaaaataaagaaaatatagcaGTTTGTCGTTTTAAGAGTTTTACTAGAAAAAAATCAGGTGAACACAGTAAGCCttcaacaataattaaaataaataaataaagaatgcacatatcagctgtgttaaaaatattaatatagatttatattttatttatttcgatatttcattcatttagtatattttattggCATGCAATAGCAACCGTTACAAATAAGTGAAGGagaaaggatggatggatgcaagtatatttggggaaaaaaaaaataataataatacttttttttaatatatataacacgCTCTGGGTGTGATTCTTACGCAAAGTAATTCTCTAAAAATCACAGTGTGacaaaaaatcaataaataaaaggtaaaagaggtaaaaacattaaacatttaacattaattgaAATATGTGAAAGttaaactgtattaaaactATTAGTTGTAGGTtttaaattatgtgtgtgtgtgtgtgtgtgtg
Coding sequences:
- the LOC122332608 gene encoding ephrin-A5b-like, which encodes MFEIVFSASCRFHRGDYHIDVCINDYLDVYCPHYEDSVPEERAERYVLYMVNYDGYSTCDHTAKGFKRWECNRPHSPNGPLKFSEKFQLFTPFSLGFEFRPGREYYYI